A genome region from Nocardioides cynanchi includes the following:
- a CDS encoding DUF2277 domain-containing protein, with the protein MCRNIRPLNNFEPPATSSEVSAAALQFVRKVSGSAKPSAANQEAFDRAVHEIAHITQHLLDDWVTAAPPKNREVEAEKARARSRARYAS; encoded by the coding sequence ATGTGCCGCAACATCCGACCGCTGAACAACTTCGAGCCCCCGGCCACGTCCTCCGAGGTCTCCGCGGCCGCGCTGCAGTTCGTCCGCAAGGTGAGCGGCTCGGCGAAGCCGTCGGCGGCCAATCAGGAGGCGTTCGACCGCGCCGTCCACGAGATCGCCCACATCACCCAGCACCTGCTGGACGACTGGGTCACCGCGGCGCCGCCGAAGAACCGCGAGGTCGAGGCCGAGAAGGCGCGGGCCCGATCCCGCGCCCGCTACGCGAGCTGA